The Lacticaseibacillus rhamnosus DNA window GTTTCAACACGCGCGTAAGCTTTCTTGATCGAACGTATCTTTTCAATTGCAACGATTTTGTGCGATTGATCATCAAACGTCAGTAACGGCTTGATCTTCAGCATGCCGCCGATAAAGGCCGAAGCATTGCTCAACCGACCGCCTCGAACCAGATTCTGCAAGTCGTTGACAATAAAGTATTCACCCATGGTTGCCCGTAAATCATCCAGGCGCGCTAATATTGCTTGCGGGTCTTTGCCGGCTTCTGCCATTTGTGCGGCTGCCAGCACCAGCCAACCCATTAAAATGACCGTGATCTGGGAATCATAAACATAAACTTTAGCGCCATGAACCTCGTCAACCGCACCCTTTAAAGTATTCACAAACCCGGAGATTGTGCTGGCTAAGTGGATACTAATAATGGTGTCGTAACCTTCATTAGCAAGATTTTCATATAACTTCAGCATTTCGCCCAGCGGTGGTTGCGTGGTACTTGGAAACGTTTTGGCAGTTTTGAGTTTGGCATAAAATTCTTGTGTGGTAATATCTTTACCTTCGTCATAAACTTCGCCGTCAAGAATGACCGGAATCGGCACCACAGTGATGTGATGTTGATCAATTTCGGTTTGCGGCAGATAACAGGTACTATCCGTCACGATAGCAATTTTCATACAGGCACCCACTTCTTCAAAAATGATTGTCTACATCATACCATAAAAAAACGAGTTGTAAGCAGCGCGCAACCAGGAGCGCTCGGAAATCCAAGCACGTTTGGCTGGGTTTGGAGCAGTTAGGTTCGTGGCTTTTTGAGTCAAACCCAAAAGCTTTAGCTGATTAATTGGACCCCTCACCAGTTTGGGCAGTTCCGCTTGTTTGACTGCTAGTTGTACCGGTCGTATCACTGCTGTCATTGCCCGATGTTGCGGTGTCACTGGAAGTTGCAGCCGTATCATCCCCGGGTTCATTAGATGTGGTTGGCGGCGTGGCGGGCGTTGTATTGGAAGTGCCTGTTGTGTTACCGGTTGCCGCGCCAGTTTGATTCCAGTTGCCATAGCCATAGCCACTGTAATAGGGAGAAGTATACTGAGAACTTGAGGTATTGGCAGTATTGTTACCGTACGTATTCGCAGCCCCAGCCGTGTTGGCGTTAGTTGAACTCGTCGCCGCATCGCTTGTTGTGGTCTGATTGGTTGCAGGTGTCGAAGTAGTGGCGTTATCAGCAGTTGTCTGCGTTTCTGCAGGTTGGCTTTGCTTTTCCGGTGCTTTTTGAGCGATTTGTTTCTGATACGCCCGCTTCAACTTGCTGGCCTTTTGCTTAATTGTTTGTAAAACATCGCGATTGTAGACAACAAGGCCTTGCTTGGTGAGATTAGCCAGCAATTTCTCAATTCCATCAAGTTTCTTTTGTAAGTCGGTGACTGAGATTTCTTT harbors:
- a CDS encoding DegV family protein, encoding MKIAIVTDSTCYLPQTEIDQHHITVVPIPVILDGEVYDEGKDITTQEFYAKLKTAKTFPSTTQPPLGEMLKLYENLANEGYDTIISIHLASTISGFVNTLKGAVDEVHGAKVYVYDSQITVILMGWLVLAAAQMAEAGKDPQAILARLDDLRATMGEYFIVNDLQNLVRGGRLSNASAFIGGMLKIKPLLTFDDQSHKIVAIEKIRSIKKAYARVETLFQETLAKVDYPVRAVVIHANDPEEAQRWMADLEQKFPNVPFELSYFGPVVGTHLGEKAIALAWMKDFTKA